One genomic region from Clostridium saccharobutylicum DSM 13864 encodes:
- a CDS encoding HK97 gp10 family phage protein, translated as MNDVSGFDELENAIRQIAEELNEGATQLLEETATECVGEIQSRTPVKTGNLRRSWTYDEVKTNGTEKSVQLGSAVEYAEPVEEGYRRGNTFVEGKHMMKDSISIAQREFQKKVDNMVSRTFGR; from the coding sequence ATGAATGATGTTAGTGGATTTGATGAATTAGAAAATGCTATAAGACAAATTGCTGAAGAACTTAATGAAGGAGCTACACAACTATTGGAAGAAACTGCAACTGAATGTGTTGGAGAAATACAAAGTCGTACTCCTGTAAAAACTGGTAATTTAAGAAGATCGTGGACATATGATGAAGTTAAAACTAATGGAACTGAAAAATCTGTTCAATTGGGAAGTGCAGTTGAATATGCCGAACCAGTTGAAGAAGGATATAGACGTGGAAATACATTTGTTGAGGGTAAACATATGATGAAAGATTCGATTTCAATAGCTCAAAGAGAATTTCAAAAAAAAGTAGATAACATGGTTAGTAGAACATTTGGGAGGTAG
- a CDS encoding major capsid protein — MPRIEEVFNTEELINYFKERQVTPMLGESLFPERKIQDIEFDMILGSGGLPVSAEVHAYDTKTQLASREAIEKGVASLALIKRQIKIAEKEIIKIQNPRTDAELAFVLSQIYNDAEKMADSVKVRVEAMRMELLSSGKIAINENNIKVTMDYKVPSDNQKPFTWKTPTTDTPLDDLATLADAVETTSGYRPTRALTSRKIVKTICSCDSVRKAIYGVNSDKIVTLAALNELLAQLELPAFVVYEGKYKKEGAKGFTTNRYFPENKIAMFGDDTLGETIYGLTAEEVKLIGDGKMEEASMLDNKIFVGTYTSIDPVGEFTKAVATSLPTLPHGEELGIGTITLS; from the coding sequence ATGCCAAGAATAGAAGAAGTTTTTAATACAGAGGAATTAATAAATTATTTTAAGGAAAGACAAGTTACTCCAATGCTTGGAGAAAGTTTATTTCCAGAAAGAAAAATTCAAGATATTGAATTTGATATGATCTTAGGATCTGGAGGACTTCCAGTAAGTGCAGAAGTGCATGCTTATGACACTAAAACTCAATTAGCATCTAGAGAAGCTATTGAGAAGGGGGTTGCAAGTTTAGCGCTTATTAAAAGACAAATTAAGATCGCTGAAAAAGAAATAATTAAAATTCAAAACCCAAGAACTGATGCTGAATTAGCTTTTGTTTTATCTCAAATTTATAATGATGCTGAAAAAATGGCAGACTCAGTAAAAGTTAGAGTTGAAGCTATGAGAATGGAATTACTTTCTAGTGGTAAAATTGCTATTAATGAAAATAACATTAAGGTAACAATGGATTATAAAGTTCCATCTGATAATCAAAAGCCATTCACTTGGAAGACACCAACCACAGATACACCTTTAGATGATTTAGCAACTTTAGCTGATGCTGTTGAAACTACTTCAGGATACAGACCAACAAGAGCTCTAACTTCAAGGAAAATTGTAAAGACTATTTGTTCATGTGATTCTGTAAGAAAAGCTATATATGGAGTCAATTCAGATAAGATTGTAACTTTAGCAGCATTAAATGAATTATTAGCACAATTGGAATTACCAGCCTTTGTAGTTTATGAAGGTAAGTATAAGAAGGAAGGAGCTAAAGGATTTACAACTAATAGGTACTTCCCAGAAAACAAAATCGCAATGTTTGGAGATGACACTTTAGGTGAAACAATCTATGGTTTAACTGCTGAAGAAGTTAAACTTATCGGAGATGGGAAAATGGAAGAAGCTTCAATGTTAGATAATAAAATCTTTGTTGGAACTTATACAAGTATAGATCCAGTAGGTGAATTCACTAAGGCAGTTGCAACATCATTACCTACTTTACCACATGGTGAAGAACTAGGTATAGGAACTATAACATTGTCTTAA
- a CDS encoding DUF4355 domain-containing protein, with translation MLKKDLLKKIEAAKDDEDINSLLTGTDIEETFKTSGLTLDAFKEKIKSDKDFKAYVESEQDKYHNKALKTWKENNLEKELEPFIKEKYPDLVTDPTQKKLLELEKQLETEKAANARKDLLTEAVKYASEKKIPTGFVERFLGDDLDSTKTNLDGFADAWSKGLEDGINDRMKAKSYVPGGSNPDGSKISIGASIAQQNNKSTTAASDPWASK, from the coding sequence ATGTTAAAAAAAGATTTATTAAAAAAAATTGAAGCTGCTAAAGATGATGAGGATATCAATTCTTTACTTACTGGAACTGATATTGAAGAAACTTTCAAAACAAGTGGGTTAACCTTGGATGCATTTAAGGAAAAGATTAAATCTGATAAGGATTTTAAAGCATATGTCGAAAGTGAGCAGGATAAGTATCATAATAAGGCCCTTAAAACTTGGAAAGAAAATAATCTAGAAAAGGAACTTGAACCATTTATAAAAGAAAAATATCCAGATTTAGTTACGGATCCAACTCAAAAGAAGTTACTAGAATTAGAAAAGCAATTAGAAACTGAGAAAGCTGCAAATGCTAGAAAGGATTTATTAACTGAAGCTGTTAAGTATGCATCTGAAAAGAAAATACCTACAGGATTTGTGGAAAGATTCTTAGGTGATGACTTAGATTCTACTAAAACTAATTTAGATGGATTTGCTGATGCATGGTCAAAGGGGTTAGAAGATGGGATAAATGACAGAATGAAAGCAAAATCATATGTTCCAGGAGGAAGTAATCCAGATGGTTCTAAAATATCAATTGGTGCTTCAATAGCGCAACAAAATAATAAATCAACTACTGCTGCAAGTGATCCTTGGGCAAGCAAATAA
- a CDS encoding minor capsid protein: protein MSKKLTKNQQLFIDKTLEFTEKLYSEDDNKINEVYKNQKKNRDDILTEIAKILLSCKIVDSLLSLTLVERKILNLKLGNIIDDAIKSELKNESNIMKDILSDTCLEKYSTNNYIYSLGTNFKLTQVPDKVLDKIINGKIDSDLWSDRLWSNKNEIAKNLKVQVKKFLQGDINVNDIEKVIKTKYNTNATNTNRLVKTEITRVQSASNDYWAKEHNINQQLFMATLDSKTSDKCRGYDGQVFDIDDSSKPVPPLHPYCRSCLVNLPNKDWNPKQRYDNQNKQNINWTTYNEWKDNQES from the coding sequence ATGAGTAAGAAACTTACTAAGAATCAACAATTATTTATTGATAAAACTTTGGAATTTACTGAAAAGTTATATAGTGAAGATGATAATAAAATTAATGAAGTTTATAAAAATCAAAAGAAGAATAGAGATGATATTTTAACTGAAATAGCTAAAATATTACTAAGTTGTAAGATAGTAGATTCTCTATTATCTTTAACTTTAGTAGAAAGAAAAATCTTAAATTTAAAGTTGGGAAATATAATAGATGATGCTATTAAAAGTGAACTTAAAAATGAATCTAATATAATGAAGGATATTTTAAGTGATACTTGTTTAGAAAAGTATAGCACTAATAATTATATCTATTCATTGGGTACTAATTTTAAATTAACTCAAGTTCCAGATAAAGTTTTAGATAAGATTATAAACGGAAAAATTGATAGTGACTTGTGGTCTGATAGATTGTGGAGTAATAAGAATGAAATAGCTAAGAATTTAAAAGTTCAAGTCAAAAAATTTCTACAAGGTGATATTAATGTTAATGATATTGAGAAGGTTATAAAAACTAAATATAATACTAATGCTACTAATACAAACAGGCTAGTTAAAACTGAAATTACAAGGGTTCAATCAGCAAGTAATGATTATTGGGCAAAAGAACATAATATCAATCAACAGTTATTTATGGCTACTTTGGATAGTAAAACTAGTGATAAGTGTAGAGGATATGATGGACAAGTATTCGACATAGATGATTCAAGTAAACCAGTTCCACCTTTACATCCTTATTGTAGAAGTTGTCTTGTAAATTTACCCAATAAAGATTGGAACCCAAAGCAAAGATATGATAATCAAAATAAACAGAATATAAATTGGACTACTTATAATGAGTGGAAAGATAATCAAGAGTCTTAG
- a CDS encoding phage portal protein, with translation MNFSDLIRKLVTKQVLLDLNIPDHLTLVKKIYGTYYAYKHIYNKMYSYYKGDTDAMKKYKFVTERSNLKINTNYIKKFIKEEVSYTVGNSITYESRNDDANIINDIEYYTAHWDELHDTDLMKYLLIFTKVYEIYYLDSNADFCSKIIKPTEGYAYVDNASGKVLFFIHAFKNDFDTINTYVDIYTDEFIYHYDGHFKEIANPTENIFGEVPISVGKLTLEEYHDSLYKDIKGLQDAFETNLSDIGNEISDFRNAYLVFMGCQVDEEKIPDMKRLGILNADGEKSKIEWLIKNINDTFIQNTLDRYVDTMYQISCHINHNEGMVSNLSGIALRSRLIALENKCELEEKAHKNIIKNRMKFLCKYLDLKKNKNYDYKDIKALYTPNIPIDDLSTAQMLAQIPEGVISKDTARGLFSFINNKVTEAEKVKKEQQEELPETNLDKVAD, from the coding sequence TTGAATTTTAGTGATTTGATAAGAAAATTGGTTACGAAACAGGTATTATTAGACTTAAATATTCCGGATCACTTAACATTAGTTAAAAAAATTTATGGTACATATTATGCTTATAAGCATATTTACAATAAAATGTACAGTTACTATAAAGGTGACACTGATGCTATGAAAAAATATAAATTCGTTACTGAAAGATCTAATCTTAAGATAAATACAAATTATATTAAGAAGTTTATTAAAGAAGAAGTTTCATATACGGTTGGTAATTCAATAACATATGAATCTAGAAATGATGATGCTAATATAATAAATGATATTGAGTATTATACAGCACATTGGGATGAATTGCATGATACAGATTTAATGAAATATCTTTTAATTTTTACTAAAGTCTATGAAATATATTATTTAGATAGTAATGCTGATTTTTGCAGCAAAATTATAAAACCCACTGAAGGATATGCATATGTTGATAATGCTTCAGGTAAGGTTTTATTTTTTATTCATGCATTTAAAAATGATTTTGATACTATAAACACTTATGTTGATATTTATACAGATGAATTTATTTATCATTATGATGGACATTTTAAGGAAATAGCGAATCCAACTGAAAATATATTTGGAGAAGTTCCAATAAGTGTTGGTAAATTAACATTAGAGGAATACCATGATAGCTTATATAAAGATATTAAGGGATTGCAAGATGCTTTTGAAACAAATTTGTCTGATATAGGCAATGAAATAAGTGATTTTAGAAATGCTTATTTAGTATTTATGGGATGTCAAGTTGATGAAGAAAAAATTCCAGATATGAAAAGACTAGGCATATTAAATGCAGATGGTGAAAAAAGCAAAATTGAATGGTTGATTAAAAATATCAATGATACATTTATTCAAAATACTTTAGATAGGTATGTAGATACAATGTATCAAATAAGTTGCCATATTAACCACAATGAAGGTATGGTAAGTAATCTAAGTGGTATTGCTTTAAGATCTAGATTAATTGCGTTAGAAAATAAATGTGAACTTGAAGAAAAAGCTCATAAAAATATAATTAAAAATAGGATGAAATTTTTATGCAAATATTTAGATTTAAAGAAAAATAAAAATTATGATTATAAAGATATTAAAGCTCTTTATACACCTAATATTCCAATAGATGATTTATCTACTGCTCAAATGTTGGCACAAATTCCCGAAGGTGTTATTTCAAAAGACACTGCTAGAGGTTTATTCAGTTTCATAAATAATAAAGTAACCGAAGCTGAAAAAGTTAAGAAAGAACAGCAAGAAGAATTACCAGAAACTAATTTAGACAAGGTGGCTGATTAA
- a CDS encoding recombinase family protein yields MRIYGYSRVSTKDQNLDRQLVELKKFVEDRFIFQDKLSGKDFDRPQYQLMRKVAQKGDIIYVKSLDRLGRNKSQVKEELEYYKNEGVRVKVLDIPTTMMDIPEGQEWLMDMINNLLIEVLATMAEQERVNIKQRQAEGIAIAKEKGAYKGRKKIEVDDTFKDAYDKWKAGEITAVKAMEITGLKRNTFYRRVSEYEENK; encoded by the coding sequence ATGAGAATATATGGTTATTCAAGAGTTAGTACAAAGGATCAAAATTTAGATAGACAATTAGTTGAACTTAAGAAGTTTGTAGAAGATAGATTTATATTCCAGGATAAGTTAAGTGGAAAAGATTTTGATAGACCTCAATATCAGTTAATGAGAAAAGTTGCTCAAAAGGGCGATATTATATATGTCAAGTCTTTAGATAGACTTGGAAGAAATAAGAGCCAGGTAAAAGAAGAACTTGAATACTACAAAAATGAAGGTGTCAGAGTAAAAGTTTTAGATATTCCCACTACTATGATGGATATTCCAGAAGGCCAAGAATGGTTAATGGATATGATTAATAATTTACTTATTGAGGTTCTAGCAACTATGGCAGAACAGGAAAGAGTTAATATTAAGCAACGTCAAGCTGAAGGTATTGCAATAGCAAAAGAAAAAGGTGCATATAAAGGCCGTAAGAAAATTGAGGTCGATGATACTTTTAAAGATGCATATGATAAATGGAAAGCCGGAGAGATAACTGCTGTAAAAGCTATGGAGATTACTGGACTTAAAAGAAATACATTTTACAGAAGAGTTTCAGAGTATGAAGAAAACAAATAA
- a CDS encoding DNA-methyltransferase, producing the protein MFELNRLYNMDCMEGMKQIPDKYFDLAIVDPPYFKGPNKRQYYGRRVNKLKIKRKDYSEIKRWDVPNEQYFKELLRVSKNQIIWGINYYDFYLGPGRIIWDKVNGKSSYSDCEIAYCSTHDSTKLFRYMWNGMNQGKSISEGHIMLGDKSKNEKRIHPTQKPINLYKWLLMNYAKQGDKILDTHVGSASSLVACHEMEFDFLGFELDKNMYELASNRLEEVMNQISMFNII; encoded by the coding sequence ATGTTTGAATTAAATAGGCTGTACAATATGGATTGCATGGAAGGTATGAAGCAAATACCAGATAAATATTTTGATTTAGCTATAGTAGATCCTCCATATTTTAAAGGACCGAATAAAAGACAGTATTATGGCAGGCGTGTAAATAAATTAAAGATTAAGAGAAAAGATTATAGTGAAATTAAAAGATGGGATGTACCAAACGAACAGTACTTTAAAGAGCTATTAAGAGTATCAAAAAATCAAATTATATGGGGTATAAATTACTATGATTTCTATTTAGGTCCTGGAAGAATAATATGGGATAAAGTAAATGGAAAGAGTTCATATAGTGATTGTGAGATAGCTTACTGCAGTACCCATGATTCTACTAAACTATTTAGATATATGTGGAATGGTATGAATCAAGGTAAATCAATAAGTGAAGGTCACATAATGCTAGGCGATAAAAGTAAAAATGAGAAAAGAATTCATCCAACCCAAAAGCCTATTAATCTTTATAAATGGTTGCTAATGAACTATGCAAAACAAGGAGATAAAATTTTAGATACTCATGTTGGTAGTGCATCAAGTTTGGTTGCGTGTCATGAAATGGAATTTGATTTCCTAGGATTTGAACTAGATAAAAATATGTATGAGCTGGCCAGTAATAGATTAGAAGAAGTGATGAATCAAATAAGTATGTTTAATATTATATAG